Below is a genomic region from Candidatus Methylomirabilota bacterium.
CTGTCGCCGGATGCGCGCCCGGGCGGTCGCGATCCGGGCCCGCTGCTCCGGCCCGATCTCCTCCAGGGCCCGCCACAGCGTCGCGTCCGAGGCCACCGGCCCGTACAGCTCGGCCTGATCCCGCAACGTGGCCAGGTCCGACAGCACCCGACCGCCGTCGGCGATGCACACCGCGGCATCGACCAGCACCCGACCCCGATCGTGCACCGGGCGAAACCCGCGCCGGCGCATCGCCCGCGACAGCGCCCCGGTCAGCCCGGTCCGGTCGGCCAGCAGCCGCAGCACCGCCGACCCGGCGTGCGACACCACCCCGTGCCCGCCGACTTCCACGGTCAGATCGTTCGACCACGCGCTATCGTGCACCTGAAAAGTGCTCCTCGATCTGGGTGTTCTGCGACTTCAGCAACCGCATTCTCCCAGCTCAGGGGCACTTTCTCTGTTACAACACGCTCAATCCAAGATCACGAAGTGCGGCTGCCGTACTGGTTGTGTCCCCCCGATGGTCGCGGTGTGAAGTGTTCGAGGCTGACCTCCGCAATTCATGGTGATCTTGAGTTGAGCGTGTCGTAACAGAGAAAAGTGCCCTTGAGCTGGGAGAATGCGGTTGTTGGGGTCGCAGAACACCCAGAACGAGGAGCACTTTTCAGGTGCACGATAGCGCGTGGTCGAAGGGCCTGACCGTGGAAGTCGACGGACACGGAGTCGTGTCGCACACCGGGTCGGCGGCGCTGCGGCTGATCGCCGACAACACCGGCCTGACCGGCGGTCTGTCGCGGGCGTTGGCCCGCCGTGGGTTCGTTCCCGTGCACGACCGGGGCCGGGTCCTGGGGGATCTCGCGGTGTGCATCGCCGACGGCGGACGCGTGTTGTCGGACCTGGCCGCGTTACGCGATCAAGCAGAGTTGTACGGCCCGGTCGCGTCCGACCCGACGGCGTGGCGCACCCTGGAAGCGATCGGCGAACGAGAACGCCAGCACATCGCCGCCGCGCGGGCCAAGACCCGCCGCCGTGTCTGGGCGCTGAGCACCGCCCGGCTGGGCCGGATCCCGCCCTCGAAGGTCGCTGATGTCGATCTCGGGAAGACGATCGTGATCCGCCTGGACGCCACGATCCAGATCGCACACTCGGACAAGGAAGGCGCGGCGGGCACGTTCAAGGGCACCTACGGCCACCACCCGCTCGGCGCGTGGTGCGACAACACCCGTGAGGCCCTGGCCCTGCGGCTGCGCCCGGGCAACGCTGGCTCCAACACCGCCGCCGACCACATCGCCGTACTCGGCGAGGCCATCGCCCAGATCCCCGACCCGCACCGGCGCGACCTGCTCATCACCGTCGACGGGGCGGGCGCCACCCTGGAGCTGATCCGCCACATCACCGGGCTGAACGCGGTGCACGGGCGCCGGGTGCACTACTCGGTCGGGTTCGACCTCGACCACCGCGCCCGCACCGCCATCGCCCTCGTCCACGAGGACGACTGGCAGCACGGGTGGGACCGTGACGGCGTCCCCCGCGACCTGCAGGGCGAGCACGGCGCCGGCGTGGTCGAGCTGACCGGGCTGCTGCGCACGAGCCACGGCGGCGACGAGCTGCCCAACTGGCCGGCCGACATGCGGATCCTGTGCCGCCGCGAACGCCCCTCGGCCGGGGCGCAACTGTGCGCCCTGGAAGAGGCCGACGGATGGCGCTACCAGCTCGTGGCCACCAACACTCCCGGCCGACAGTTGGACTTCCTCGAAGCCCGCCACCGCGCCCACGCCCGGGTTGAGGACCGCGTGCGGACCGGGAAGACCACCGGCCTCGATCACCTGCCGTCGACCTCGATGGCGATCAACGCCGCCTGGTGTGTCGCGGCAATGATCGCCACCGACCTGCTGCGCTGGTTCGCCCTGCTCTGCCTCGGTCCCGCCTTCCACGACACCGAACCGAGGACGGTCCGCTACCGGCTGCTGCACACCGCCGCCCGGATCGTCCGCGGCCAACGCAAACGCAAGATCAAAATTCCGGAGACCTGGCCCTGGGCCTGCGAGCTGGCGGCCGCGTTCGTCCTCGCGTTCGCCCTCACCCCGACCTGACCCGCCGGCCCCTGACCGCCCGACCCCGACCCGAGGAACCCGACCGACCTGTGGAACCGGCGCCACCGACGCGACCGTCGGCCACCGACCACGACTACCATCCGACCCGAAGATCAACAGCGGAGGTGAAGATCACCAGCGGCGAACGCCGAGGCGGACCTACGCACCCGGTGAATGATCAAGGCCAGGACGTGTCGGTCGACCGGAGCGGTGCGGGAGGTATCCGCCGCAGCTTGAGGATCCTGCGAATCGTGGATGCGCCGACGCGATGGCCGAGCTTGAGTAGTTCGCCCTGGATGCGCTGGTAGCCCCAGGTTGGGTTCTCGTGAGCCAGCCGTTCGATCAGGGTGGCGATCGTGTCGTCGACGGGTGGGCGACCGGAGCGGTTCGG
It encodes:
- a CDS encoding transposase, with amino-acid sequence MHDSAWSNDLTVEVGGHGVVSHAGSAVLRLLADRTGLTGALSRAMRRRGFRPVHDRGRVLVDAAVCIADGGRVLSDLATLRDQAELYGPVASDATLWRALEEIGPEQRARIATARARIRRQ
- a CDS encoding IS1380 family transposase, whose protein sequence is MHDSAWSKGLTVEVDGHGVVSHTGSAALRLIADNTGLTGGLSRALARRGFVPVHDRGRVLGDLAVCIADGGRVLSDLAALRDQAELYGPVASDPTAWRTLEAIGERERQHIAAARAKTRRRVWALSTARLGRIPPSKVADVDLGKTIVIRLDATIQIAHSDKEGAAGTFKGTYGHHPLGAWCDNTREALALRLRPGNAGSNTAADHIAVLGEAIAQIPDPHRRDLLITVDGAGATLELIRHITGLNAVHGRRVHYSVGFDLDHRARTAIALVHEDDWQHGWDRDGVPRDLQGEHGAGVVELTGLLRTSHGGDELPNWPADMRILCRRERPSAGAQLCALEEADGWRYQLVATNTPGRQLDFLEARHRAHARVEDRVRTGKTTGLDHLPSTSMAINAAWCVAAMIATDLLRWFALLCLGPAFHDTEPRTVRYRLLHTAARIVRGQRKRKIKIPETWPWACELAAAFVLAFALTPT